Within the uncultured Draconibacterium sp. genome, the region TCATCGCGGCGCTCGCGCAACGACGGAATATAAATCGGGAAAACATTAATCCGGTAATACAAATCCTCGCGAAACTCTTCGTTCTCGATCATCTCTTCCAGCTTTCGGTTGGTAGCGCAAATAATGCGCACGTCAGACTTTATAGTTTGTGTACCTCCTACCCGCTCAAACTCGCGCTGTTGGATCATCCGCAAAAGTTTTACCTGTGTCGAAAGTGGAATATCTCCAATCTCATCCAGGAAAATTGTACCGCCATTGGCCAGTTCAAAACGCCCTTTGCGCTGTGTATCGGCTCCGGTAAACGCACCTTTTTCATGTCCGAACAACTCGCTCTCAATCAATGATTCGGGCAAGGCCGAGCAGTTTACTTTTATAAAGGTTTTTCCTTTTCGGGTACTGGCTTCATGAATGGCATCGGCCACCAATTCTTTACCAACACCACTTTCTCCACGAATAAGAACGGTTGAACTTGTTTTTCCAACCATTTGAACCAACGAAAACACATCGCGCATTTTCCCTGAGTTCCCGATCATATTCATGTGCTTTTGCCCCGATATTTTGCTTTCCAGTTCCAGGTTTTTTTGTTTCAGCATCTCCAGTTCTTCCAGTCTTTCCTGGCGATGCAAAGTTGCCCGTATCACCATCGAACCAATAATCGACAGCAGCCGTGTATCTTCATCAACACTGATATACGGATTATAAACGCGGGCAAAACTCAATGTTCCGGTAACTCTTCCTTCGTCAATAACCGGCACACACACAAAAGTTAATTCTTTGCCGTCTTTGTACAATTCCTGGTTTGTCCGGTTCAAAAACAACGACGACTTAGATATTTTTTCAACCACTACGGCCCGCGCCATTTCAACAACTTTTCCGGTAATTCCTTCTCCCAATTTATATTTTGCACGTGCCTGCTGGCTGGAATTTACGCCGTAAGCCGCTTCCATGTATATACACTCGTTCTCGCGGTTTAGAATGGTTAAAAAACAGCGTTCTGCACCAAGGTACTCCGCCACCATTTTTACAATGGTATTCAAATCATTCTTAAACATTTTGCTCTGAATCAATCGCTGACTTATATCAAAAAGTAAAGTCATTTCACTCAGACCATAACATTCTTCCCCGCCCTTTCTGCATTTAATTTCCATAGAAAACTATTATTCATCCAATTCAACAACACCAAATTTCATGAATTAAACAGACATGTGTAAGCATTCGAGATATTATCACATCATTTTAACACTTAATTAATCTATTAACTATCATATAGAAGCTTATTTGTCTGATATATTATCAAAAACACACAAACTGTTATTTAAATAATGATTGGGAAACAATTTAGAATTAATACAAAAACCTTATTTTCGTTACCATATTCTAATATTTCAAGAAAGTGTCGAAAAATTTAATAATCATTCCAACCTATAACGAAAAGGAAAATGTTGAAAAGATGATCCGCAAAGTCTTCTCTTTAGAAATGCCTTTTCATTTGCTGATTGTAGAAGATAACTCGCCTGATGGAACTGCTGACATTGTAAAAGGAGTGATGAAAGAGTATCCAGATCAACTCCATATTCTGGAAAGAAAAGGGAAACTGGGTTTAGGTACTGCTTATATTGCAGGTTTTAAGTGGGCACTGGAAAGAGATTATGAAGCGATATGCGAAATGGATTGCGATTTTTCGCATAATCCCGACGATTTGCTGAAGCTTTTTAGTGCCATTGAAAATGGTGCTGATGTAGCTATTGGTTCACGTTATATTACTGGAATTAATGTGGTAAACTGGCCCCTCGGTCGTGTACTAATGTCGTATTTTGCATCGATGTATGTGCGTATTGTTACCGGAATGAATGTACGCGACACCACGGCAGGTTTTGTTTGCTGGAAACGAAATGTACTGGAAACCATCGAACTCGACAAAATTAGACTGATCGGCTACGGTTTCCAGATTGAAATGAAATTTACAGCCCACAAATTTGGGTTCAATATCCAGGAAGTGTCGATTGTGTTTACCGACCGCAAGGAAGGAACATCGAAAATGAGCGGCGGTATTTTTAACGAAGCACTTTGGGGCGTATTGAAAATGAAACTTCGCAGCTTCACAAAGAAATACGAACACACAGAATAAAGAATGATGATTTTAGGAGGAGAATTTCAATTGTAAAAATTGATCGAAATTCGCAAATCAAAATATTATTTTGGCTGCCGCGTGCAGCCTTTTTTATTTGCCATCAATAGTCATCGAAAGTGAACAATGCGCCATAAACAAGGTTTGACAAAAGAGTGCTGAATTTCATGCCGTGCAGACAAGAAGGGTTTCGGCGTATTTTAGTAACTTTGTTATAAATCAAAAATCCGGGAAAATGAAAACGCTGATTAAAGACGCAACAATTGTAAACGAGGGATTAAAATTTAAAGGAAGTGTTTTAATTGATGGTGAAAAGATAGAGAAGATATTTCCCCACGTAATCCCTGCCGGTTTTGATTTAAGTCAAACTGAGGTAATTGATGCTTCCGGGCTTTTATTGATTCCCGGCGTAATTGACGATCAGGTACACTTTCGCGAACCGGGATTAACCCACAAAGGCGAAATTGCTACCGAAAGTAAAGCTGCTGCAGCCGGTGGTGTTACCACTTATATGGAAATGCCCAACACCAAACCGCAAGCCGTTACACAAGAGGAGTTGCAGAAAAAATTCGATAGAGCTGCTGAAGTTTCAGCGGTTAATTATTCGTTTTACATGGGGGCCACCAACGACAATTTGCAGGAAGTGCTTAAAACTGATCCGACAAAAGTGTGCGGAATAAAAGTTTTTATGGGCTCTTCAACCGGAAATATGTTGGTTGACGACGATGCAACCTTATCCGAAATTTTTAAAAATGCACCAACTTTGGTTGCCACTCACTGCGAAGATGAAGCTACGATAAAAGCCAACACCGAAATTGCACGCCAACGTTATGGAGAAAATGTACCAATTTCGCGCCACTGCCACATTCGCAGTGACGAAGCTTGTTATAAATCCTCGTCGAAAGCCGTTGAACTGGCATCTAAATTCGATACGCGTTTACATATTCTACACCTTTCATCGGCAAAAGAAATGAGCCTTTTCTCTTCGGGAAAAGTTGGCGACAAAAAAATTACAGCCGAAGTTTGTGTTCATCACCTATGGTTCGATGAGCGCGACTACATTGATTATGGAACGCGTATAAAATGGAATCCGGCGGTAAAATGCGAAAAAGATAAAGTAGCACTTTGGGAAGCTTTGCTGGCCGATAAAATTGATGTAATTGCGACCGACCACGCACCCCATACTTTAGAAGAAAAAAATAACTCGTACTTTAAAGCTCCGTCAGGCGGTCCGCTGGTTCAGCACTCACTGGTTGCCATGCTCGAATTGAGCAAAAAAGGCTTTATCTCAGTGGAAAAAGTGATTGAAAAAATGTGTCATGCTCCTGCTGATCTTTTTCGCGTGAACAAACGTGGTTACATCCGCGAAGGTTATTTTGCCGACCTTGTTTTGGTTGATCCGAACAAAAACTGGATTGTTGCACCCGAAAATATCTTATACAAATGTGGTTGGGCGCCGTTCGAGCGAACTGAGTTTTCAAACCAGGTAGTAAGCACTTTTGTAAACGGGTTAAAAGTGTACGACAACAACCGGATCATTCATTCAAATTACGGACAGGCAATTACATTTAATCTGTAGTCCCGTAGAACCTAAAATATTCCCACAATGAAGCTCCTCGCAGCAAACTGACGAGGTATCACATCGAAAAATCATTATTTTATTCGCACCAAGATGCGGGGAATAAAAACCCATGAGATCCCTCGTCTACCGCTCGGGATCAGTTCGTCTAAATGATTTTGAAAACAAAATCATAGTCTCACTGATTTAAACCTATTTCGCAGTTATACGTTAATGACTGCACAACTTATTCGTTAAATAAGTTACACATTCATAAGGTGGTTTCTCTTGTTAGAAATCACCTTATTCCGTTTTTAATCATCCAACATTTTCTGTGGTAATTCTTTGGTGGCTTTTGCTCCCAGCTTTTTAATATTCTCAACCCGACGCACCAGGTTTCCGGCACCGGTATGCAATTTGTTTACAGCCGATTCATATGTTTTCTGAGTAGTTGACAGGTTCTTACCAATGTTTTCCATATCGGCAATAAAACCCACAAATTTGTCGTAAAGCGCACCACCTTGTTTGGCAATTTCAATGGCATTTCGGGTTTGGTTTTCCTGCTGCCAAATGGATGAAATGGTACGCAAAGTTGCCAGCAGAGTCGACGGACTTACAATCACTACTTTCTGATCCCAGGCAAAAGAGAACAATTCCTGATCCTCCTGAATAGCCACACTAAACGAGGCTTCGATTGGAATAAACAGCAACACAAAATCGGGAGAATTCAGCTTGCTCGCTGTTTGATAATGTTTTTCGCTCAATCCCTTAATGTGCGTTCTCAAACTTAAAAGATGCTCTTTTACGAACTTCACTCTCTCCTCATCGCTTTCTGCATTCACTGCTCGTTCATAGGCAATCATCGACACTTTCGAATCGACAATAATGTGTTTGTTATCCGGCAGGTTAATTACGATATCCGGCTGGATGCGTTTACCTTCTTCGGTAGTATCACTGAATTGTTTTTGGTAGCCCTGCTCACCTTCGTTCAATCCCGATCGCTCCAGAATACGTTCCAAAACCACTTCGCCCCAATTACCTTGTTTTTTCACATCGCCTTTCAGTGCTTTCGTCAGATTGTTGGCTTCTTCGCTAATTTTGTTGTTCAGGTCGTACAATTTTTTCAACTCAGCCTTCAAGTCGGTCTGATCTTTTAATCCCTGTTTGTAAGTATCGTCTACTTTTTTCTCAAAAAGCTGGATTTTTTCTTTCAACGGATTTAATACCTCGCCAATGTTTTTCTGGTTGGCTGCCGTAAATTTCTCACTATTTTTCTCCAGAATTTTATTGGCTACATTTTCAAACTCAACCGTCAACTTCTTCTGAATTTTTTCCAGTTCCTCTTTCTGCTCTTGTAACTTTTCTTCCTGATTTTTAAGCTGCACTTTGGCATTCTCAAGGCGCACATTCAAAGCTTTATTTTCTTCGCGGTAAGCGTGTAATTCCGCTTTCCACTCATCGGCTTCGGTTTTTAGCCCATTGTAACGTTCCTGCCAAACCAGCCCCTGTTTTTCAATTTCAGCCTTTTGAGCTAAAAACTCACTTTCCTTTTCAAAAAGCAATTTCCCAGCGTCGGCCTGTCCTTTTTGCGCTTTCAATTTCAGAAAAAGAAAAGCAACAATACCACCAACTACCACTCCAGCAACCAGATAAATAATCTCCATTTTGATTTTGTTTGAAACTTAAAAGTACAAAAATGCAAAGAAGCTCAAGCAAAGACAAGAAAAAATAGTTTATTGAATTTACAAGGCAGTTAATTTTTATACTTTTAGGTGAAAATTGCGAGAATTTTATGGAGGTTAAAATTGAAGAAGGCTGGAAAAAGCAGTTAAACGAAGAGTTTGAAAAGGATTATTTTTCGGAGTTAAGTACGTTTGTTCGCAACGAATACAAAACAAAACGAATATATCCTCCCGGAAAACTGATTTTTAATGCGTTTGACCAGTGCCCGTTTGAGAAGCTAAAAGTGGTTATCATCGGCCAGGATCCGTATCATGGCCCCGGACAAGCACATGGACTTTGTTTTTCGGTGAACGATGGAATTCCGTTTCCTCCAAGTTTGCGTAATATTTTCAAGGAACTAAACAGCGATGTGGGCAAACCAATTCCCCAAACCGGCGATTTAACCGACTGGGCCCGCCAAGGAGTTTTGTTATTAAATGCCACATTAACGGTTCGTGCACACCAGGCAGCTTCGCACCAAAAAAAGGGTTGGGAACAATTTACCGATGCCGTAATTGAAAAGATAAATGCCGAAAAAGAAAATGTGGTTTTTCTGCTGTGGGGAAATTATGCCATTAGCAAAAGTAAGTTTATCGACCAGGACAAACATTTTGTGTTAACATCGGTGCATCCGTCGCCACTTTCGGCAAGCCGCGGATTTTTTGGCAACAAACATTTTAGTCGCACCAACGAATTTCTTGTTTCAAAAGGACTGGAACCGATAAACTGGTAAAAAAATCAGCGGGTGACTATAAGAAAATACAAATAGTCACCCGCTGATTATTATATAATCATTGCAGTTAAAAACCGCAAATACTTACCACTTATAAACGATAGAGTTGATGTTCATTCCGGCCCCCACCGAGCAAAAAATGGTGTAGTCGCCTTCATTTACTTCATGACCGTCCATTTTTCCTTTAACCACCAAATCAACCAATGTTGGTACGGTAGCCGTCGACGAGTTGCCGAGTTTATTAATACTCATTGGCATAATTCCTTCGGGCACTTCTTTTTGACCATACAACTTTAATACGCCGGCAAGAATCGCCTCATCCATCTTTTCATTGGCCTGATGGATAAATATCTTTTTGATGTCAGCCAGATCAAGACCGGCTTTTTCAATACTATCTTTTACTACTCCCGGCACGGTTGTAATGGCATAAACATATAATTTTCGACCATCCATTTTTACAAACAGCTCATCTCCTTCAAAATCAGGGTTGCTCGATTCGCCTAAAATTAGCAGGTTGGCATATTTAACAGAATCAGAACGACTTGAGTGCGACAAAATTCCGACAGGCTCTTCGCTTTCAACAGCCTCAAGAACAGCTGCACCGGCACCATCGGCATAAATCATCGAATCGCGGTCGTGTGGATCAGAAATACGCGAAAGTGCATCAGCTCCAACAACAACTCCGCGCTTTGCCAAACCACTTTTTATGTAGGCGTCAGCGGTAATCATTCCCTGTGTCCATCCCGGGCAACCAGAAACAACATCATGGCAAAAACAAGCCGGATTTTTTATCTTCAGCTTCATTTTAACCTTGTTGGCCAAACTTGGCAGCACATCAGTTCTGACATTACCATCTAAAATATCGCCAAAGTTATGGCACACAATAATAAAATCCAGGCTCTCCATCGAAACTTCAGCCGTTTTACATGCATCTTCAACAGCCATTGCTGCAATATCCGACGTTACCAGGTTGCTTTCAATGTAGCGTCGCTCTTCAATATTGGTAATCTCTTTTAACTTCTGAATAATCTCCTCATTGCTTTTATCTTCAATCTTTTTCTTCGACGGAGTATAAAATTCATTATTCAAGAAATGTGTATTCTCAATTATTTGAGTTGGAAGCGTACTTCCTGTACCAATAATTCTTGTATATGTTTGCTTTGCCATAATTCGAAATTAAGCTTTCGCTTTGTCTTTATATGTCTTTAATTCAAATTTTTCGCCATCGAAAACGCCATATGAAAACGCTTTTATCCAGTCGCCAAGTATAACAAACCGGGTATTTTCGTTCATTTTTTCATTTACCAGCTGATGCCGATGACCCATTATAAAATAATCTACAGGATTTGTTTTTAAAAAATCCGCGGCAAATTTATACATTCCATCTTTATTTGCCATAAAATCATCGTCATAATCTGCATTTGATAACCTACTGGATGCAGACCACTTATGTGCAATATTGAATGCAAAATTTGGATGCAACCTCGAGAAAAGCCATCGCATGGTATTATTTGTAAAGATCTTTTTCAGAAAAATATAGCCTTTATCCGATGCATCGAGCCCATCGCCATGAGCCAGAAAAAATCGTTTTCCGTGTATTTCGCGTATAATATAATTGTGATGAACTTTGATTCCTGTTTCTTCTGCCAGGTAATCGTACACCCACATATCGTGGTTTCCGGTAAAGAAATGCACCGGAATTCCTTTGTCGGTAAGATCGGCTAGCCGTCCTAAAATACGTGTAAAACCACGGGGAACAACCTTCTTGTATTCGTACCAGAAATCGAAAATATCGCCCATCAGGTACAACTCTTCAACATCATCGCTAATATCGTCGAGCCAGGAAGCGAATAACAACTCACGTTCCCGGTTGTTATTCAAAGCCGGAGCACCAAGATGCACATCGGAGACAAAATATATTTTCCGTTTTTGTGTCAATTTACCGGTTTTATACTAGTCGAGAAGTTGAGCCAACGCTTTGTCTAAAGCCGGCCCTCTAAGGTTTTTGGCAACAATTTTGCCTTCTTCGTTCAGCAAATAGTTAAACGGAATGCTTTGCACATTGTAAACAGCCGCAGCCATTTTGCTTCCTTCCATGTCGCCAACATTTATCCAGGTTAGTTTATCCTGGTCGATAGCATCCACCCACTCGGCACGATTTACATCTACACTTACCTGGTAAATTTCGAAACCTTTGCGTTTGTATTTATTGTATGCTTCAACCAACACCGGGTTTTGAATGCGCGAAGCACGGTCGACAGCCGCCCAAAACTGTACCAAAACAACTTTGCCAAGTAACGACGACAGCGCAACCTCATTTCCATCAGGATCGGGTAAAAGAATATCAGGACTGTTTGAACCTTGCTCCTGAATAAACTTGCGCATTTCCTCCGACTGTTCCTGACGCACAAACTGCAGCGCATTATTGTAAAGTGCCTGGACCTGTTCTGATTTTGGGTAAATCGAATTCAACGCCGAAGCAGCAGTTTTCATTACCTGCATATCGCTGACAATAAAATTGTTATCCAGTTTTTGATACAATGCCAAAACACTTGCCATTGAAAAAGGATTCTCGCGAACAAAGTTTGTAGAGAACTCTACTTGCTCCACAATGATCTTATCGTGTTCTTCAGCCCAGAGTGGTCGTGCATTATCATATTCCGGATTCCCGGCGTACAAATTCTCCAACGATTTAATCGAGTCCAGTTTATGTCGGGTCTCTTTCAGTTTCGAATCCAACAGTTTTACCTGGTCCGATCCGGTCGATCCTTCAACATTGTATTCACGATCGAAATTGGCAGCATCGGCTTCAACGGTTACTGTTTCTGCCGAGTCAACCAGCAGAGTGATAAAACTCTGATCGTTAAGTTTTAAAAGGTAAAATGTAGGAATTCCGGTCATTGCTGAAATTTCAAACTCACCTTTTTTATTGATTTTTGTTTCTGCTATCTTTTTTAGCGAATTGGTGTGCAATTCTTCCAAAACAATAGTTTGATCTTCGGCGTGCGTAATTTTACCACGGATTGTAAACTCCTTTTCTTTTTTACACCCCCCCAACACAAGCAGGGCGGCTACTAAAAAATATAAAACTCTGTACGTCATGTTTTTCATTCGATTAATATAATCTACCAAAAAGGTATTGTAGTAAACGTGCAAATTGGTTTTAAACTTAAGTTATTTCCAAAGATGCCCATATCGTTATAAAGGGCGTAAAATTAACAATTTTGCATACATCGAAAATAGCAATCAAAGAAAATAACAATTTTTATCGTTTCAATTAAATATAAAAGCGATTACAGAGGCATAAACAAAGCGACTGATTTTATTGGATTTTCTGCAAAATCGATAAAAAAGGCATTCCTCATCACATAATTTTACCTCGATTCGACACAGCGACTTTAATAGCTTTAAAATTTTCAATAGGTTTGTAGCGCAAAACATTTTATACAAAACCAGTGAAGATCCATTATTCGCTCGACGATTTTAATGCCATTAACCCGGTGGTAACCATCGGTACTTTCGATGGGCTGCACAAAGGGCACCAGTCGGTTATTGAAGAATTACAACAACTGGCCAAAGAAATTAATGGCGAAACGGTGATCTTTACATTTTACCCTCACCCCCGGGTTGTAACTTCGCCTGACGAAAAAAGCCTTCGTTTGCTGACTACCAAAGAGGAGAAAATTAAGTTGTTTAAAAAGTTTGGCGTCGATCATCTGATCATTTATCCTTTCAACAAAGAATTTGCAGAGCTTTCGTACACCGACTTTGTAAAAGATATTTTGGTAAATAAAATAGGCACCCGTTGTTTGGTTGTGGGCTACGACCACCGCTTTGGCAAAAACCGCGAGGGCGGCTACGAATACCTGCTGGAATGTGCAGAAAAAAATAATTTTACGGTTAAAAAAACCGATGCACTGTCGGTTGAGGCCGAGAAAGTTAGTTCTACAAAAATCAGGGCAGCGCTGCAATCGGGCGACATAAAAAAGGCCAACCAGTACCTGGACTACGAATTTACCTTGCACGGAACCGTTGTAAAAGGCATGCAATTGGGCCGCAAACTGGGTTTCCCCACTGCAAATATTGAGGCATCTGACAAATATAAAATCATTCCGGGCTACGGCGTTTATGCTGTTTTAATTGAAATAGAAGACAAGCAGTATAAAGGAATGCTGAATATTGGCACGCGCCCAACTTTTAACAACAATGCCGACAACCGAAGTATTGAAGTAAATATTTTTGACTTTTCGGGCGATATGTATGGCGACGATATCACGCTAATTTTTATCGACAAAATCAGGGAAGAGCAGAAATTCTCCGGTGTTGATGCGCTGGTTGAGCAACTAAAAACGGACAAAAAAGTAGCTGTCGAACTTCTCACCGACTACTAATCCTGTTTTAACAAACTGCAGCTTATTGGTAAATGATCAGACATTCGGTAATCGAGCGTTTCAAAATTGTACGACTCAAACCGGTCTCCATGCAAAATATAATCAATACGAAACGAAGGCAACTTCCCAATATAAGTGCGGCCTATTCCCTGCCCCGAATTAACAAAAGCATCGGTTAAACCATCGGCTAAAGTGTGGTACGAAAACGAAACCGGCGTATCGTTAAAATCGCCACAAACAATTACGTTGTGAGGCGACTGATCGATGTATTTACGAATTTCGCGTACCTGCTCGGCACGCAATCGGAAAGCCTCCCTAAATTTCGCGCTCATTTCTTTCACCTCTTTAATGTCCTTCTCTTCACTAATTCCAGGCGACTCAATAATTGAATATTTATCCGGATCAATGTGATACGATTGTAAATGAATATTGAAAATCCGAACCGTGTCCGAGTCGATTAAAACATCGGTATAAATGGTAATATTTCTGGAGTTTTCAAATCGAATTTCGCCCATATATAAAATCGGATAACGGGTCATGGTAACCGAACCGTAAGTAGTGCTCGAACGTGCAAACTGGTAGTGTTTTATCGATTCCAGATCTTGAACTGTTTGGGCAAGATTAAAAATGCTGTTCTTACGCAAACGGGCTTCCTGCAAACAAATAATATCAGCGTTTTGATCGGCTAAAAATGAAATGATTTTCGTTGCATTTTCTTTCTGAGTTCCGCTGGTGTCGGCCACAAAATGTTTTACGTTGTACGAAACAACCTTAATATCGGCCTCTTCGCTGCTTTTACCTTTTATCTGCATAAATCGTGTAAAGTAGCCCCAGCCAATTAACACCATCCCCACCGACAACAAGGTGTATCGCGGTTTAAATAAAATCCAGAGCACAATAAACAGGAGATTGCCGCCCAGCAAAAACGGGTAGGCCATTCCGAATATCGACGGCAACCAATACTTATCGGGCGCGATGTACACAGAAAGGTAGGATGCGGCAAGGGCCAGTGCCAAAAGTATGTTGACAAAAAATAATATGTTACGGAGTGCTTTTCTCAAAATGTTGATTTAGTTGTCTGCAAAATAAAAAATCGTTTGCAATAATGAACGCAAAATATTCATTTTCATGATGCAGAAACTGTTTATTTTTGACATCGGAGCATGCGGTTTTTATTATTCAAATCACGACGCAATTCTATCGACTTAAATCCCAATTGCTTAACAAGCGCCACCATTTCGTCTCCTAAATTTTCGTTGATCTCAAAAAACAGGTAGCCACTTTCGTTTAATTGTTTCGCTGCAAACTGCGCAATGGTACGGTAAAAAATCAGTGGATCGCTATCGCTCACAAACAAAGCCAGCTCGGGTTCGTGCTCCAACACATTGGCTTCCATCTGCTTCTTTTCGCGTTCCATCACATATGGAGGATTGCTTACAATCACGTCAAACTGCGGCCACGAAAGTTCCTGCCAATTTAAAATATCTGCGTGTTCAAAAGCAACTTCCAGCTTATTCTTTTGCGCATTTTCGGTTGCGAGCGATAATGCAGTTTCCGATACGTCAACAGCCATTACCACGGTAGTGGGCAATTCATTTTTTAAAGCCAGAGGAATACAACCACTTCCGGTGCCAATATCCAGGATTTTTGCAGACGCCGGAATTTCCGTTTTACATATCCACTCCACCAACTCTTCGGTTTCAGGCCGCGGAATTAAAACTCCCGGTTTCACCTTCAATTGTAACCCGTAAAATTCGGCAACACCCAAAATATACTGAATGGGTTCGTGTGTTTTAAGTCGCTGAACAATGCTTTTTATCCGATCTGATTCATAGTTTTCCAACACCCGGTCTTTTTCCAGAATCATTTGCGTATACGACAATCCCAACACGCTATTCATTATCATTTGTATAAATCCTGAAATTTCGGTTTCGGGATAAAACGGCGCCAATTCTGCCCGGATGTATTGAATAGTTTTCTGCATTGTGTACTTTTGTTGCTGCAAATTTAGTCTTTCCTTGAAAATGACAACCGAAAAAAAATATATGGCTCGTTGTATCGAGCTGGCCCGCATGGGTGCCGGACATGTTTCGCCAAACCCGATGGTTGGGTGCGTTATTGTTCATTCCGACCGGATTATAGGCGAAGGATTTCACCAGAAACACGGACAGGCACATGCCGAAGTAAACGCCATAAACTCGGTTACCGACGCCGGGAAGCTGAAAGAAAGCACCATTTACGTTTCTTTAGAACCCTGTGCACATTACGGCCTAACGCCTCCTTGTTCCGATCTGATCATTCAGAAACAAATTCCGCGTGTGGTAATTGGCAGTATCGACCCGTTTGCAAAAGTGGCCGGTAAAGGAATTGAACGACTAAAGAATGCCGGAATTGAAG harbors:
- a CDS encoding UDP-2,3-diacylglucosamine diphosphatase, with the translated sequence MTQKRKIYFVSDVHLGAPALNNNRERELLFASWLDDISDDVEELYLMGDIFDFWYEYKKVVPRGFTRILGRLADLTDKGIPVHFFTGNHDMWVYDYLAEETGIKVHHNYIIREIHGKRFFLAHGDGLDASDKGYIFLKKIFTNNTMRWLFSRLHPNFAFNIAHKWSASSRLSNADYDDDFMANKDGMYKFAADFLKTNPVDYFIMGHRHQLVNEKMNENTRFVILGDWIKAFSYGVFDGEKFELKTYKDKAKA
- a CDS encoding ketoacyl-ACP synthase III; this encodes MAKQTYTRIIGTGSTLPTQIIENTHFLNNEFYTPSKKKIEDKSNEEIIQKLKEITNIEERRYIESNLVTSDIAAMAVEDACKTAEVSMESLDFIIVCHNFGDILDGNVRTDVLPSLANKVKMKLKIKNPACFCHDVVSGCPGWTQGMITADAYIKSGLAKRGVVVGADALSRISDPHDRDSMIYADGAGAAVLEAVESEEPVGILSHSSRSDSVKYANLLILGESSNPDFEGDELFVKMDGRKLYVYAITTVPGVVKDSIEKAGLDLADIKKIFIHQANEKMDEAILAGVLKLYGQKEVPEGIMPMSINKLGNSSTATVPTLVDLVVKGKMDGHEVNEGDYTIFCSVGAGMNINSIVYKW
- a CDS encoding dihydroorotase produces the protein MKTLIKDATIVNEGLKFKGSVLIDGEKIEKIFPHVIPAGFDLSQTEVIDASGLLLIPGVIDDQVHFREPGLTHKGEIATESKAAAAGGVTTYMEMPNTKPQAVTQEELQKKFDRAAEVSAVNYSFYMGATNDNLQEVLKTDPTKVCGIKVFMGSSTGNMLVDDDATLSEIFKNAPTLVATHCEDEATIKANTEIARQRYGENVPISRHCHIRSDEACYKSSSKAVELASKFDTRLHILHLSSAKEMSLFSSGKVGDKKITAEVCVHHLWFDERDYIDYGTRIKWNPAVKCEKDKVALWEALLADKIDVIATDHAPHTLEEKNNSYFKAPSGGPLVQHSLVAMLELSKKGFISVEKVIEKMCHAPADLFRVNKRGYIREGYFADLVLVDPNKNWIVAPENILYKCGWAPFERTEFSNQVVSTFVNGLKVYDNNRIIHSNYGQAITFNL
- a CDS encoding DNA recombination protein RmuC is translated as MEIIYLVAGVVVGGIVAFLFLKLKAQKGQADAGKLLFEKESEFLAQKAEIEKQGLVWQERYNGLKTEADEWKAELHAYREENKALNVRLENAKVQLKNQEEKLQEQKEELEKIQKKLTVEFENVANKILEKNSEKFTAANQKNIGEVLNPLKEKIQLFEKKVDDTYKQGLKDQTDLKAELKKLYDLNNKISEEANNLTKALKGDVKKQGNWGEVVLERILERSGLNEGEQGYQKQFSDTTEEGKRIQPDIVINLPDNKHIIVDSKVSMIAYERAVNAESDEERVKFVKEHLLSLRTHIKGLSEKHYQTASKLNSPDFVLLFIPIEASFSVAIQEDQELFSFAWDQKVVIVSPSTLLATLRTISSIWQQENQTRNAIEIAKQGGALYDKFVGFIADMENIGKNLSTTQKTYESAVNKLHTGAGNLVRRVENIKKLGAKATKELPQKMLDD
- a CDS encoding sigma 54-interacting transcriptional regulator, whose translation is MEIKCRKGGEECYGLSEMTLLFDISQRLIQSKMFKNDLNTIVKMVAEYLGAERCFLTILNRENECIYMEAAYGVNSSQQARAKYKLGEGITGKVVEMARAVVVEKISKSSLFLNRTNQELYKDGKELTFVCVPVIDEGRVTGTLSFARVYNPYISVDEDTRLLSIIGSMVIRATLHRQERLEELEMLKQKNLELESKISGQKHMNMIGNSGKMRDVFSLVQMVGKTSSTVLIRGESGVGKELVADAIHEASTRKGKTFIKVNCSALPESLIESELFGHEKGAFTGADTQRKGRFELANGGTIFLDEIGDIPLSTQVKLLRMIQQREFERVGGTQTIKSDVRIICATNRKLEEMIENEEFREDLYYRINVFPIYIPSLRERRDDIPQLVDHFIGKFNKENQTKIKRITTSALDMLMVYKWPGNIRELENCIERACILSADNVIHSYNLPPSLQTADSSNTSSKGGMVYTVEQVEKQLIREALTSTKGNITKAAEELRITERMLGTRLKKYEIDAWRYKV
- a CDS encoding uracil-DNA glycosylase, which codes for MEVKIEEGWKKQLNEEFEKDYFSELSTFVRNEYKTKRIYPPGKLIFNAFDQCPFEKLKVVIIGQDPYHGPGQAHGLCFSVNDGIPFPPSLRNIFKELNSDVGKPIPQTGDLTDWARQGVLLLNATLTVRAHQAASHQKKGWEQFTDAVIEKINAEKENVVFLLWGNYAISKSKFIDQDKHFVLTSVHPSPLSASRGFFGNKHFSRTNEFLVSKGLEPINW
- a CDS encoding polyprenol monophosphomannose synthase codes for the protein MSKNLIIIPTYNEKENVEKMIRKVFSLEMPFHLLIVEDNSPDGTADIVKGVMKEYPDQLHILERKGKLGLGTAYIAGFKWALERDYEAICEMDCDFSHNPDDLLKLFSAIENGADVAIGSRYITGINVVNWPLGRVLMSYFASMYVRIVTGMNVRDTTAGFVCWKRNVLETIELDKIRLIGYGFQIEMKFTAHKFGFNIQEVSIVFTDRKEGTSKMSGGIFNEALWGVLKMKLRSFTKKYEHTE